One part of the Planctomycetota bacterium genome encodes these proteins:
- a CDS encoding 5'-nucleotidase C-terminal domain-containing protein: MHSRSKLAAAAALAVAGLTASASAQYSLTVLHNNDGESSVLGDANRGNVAQFKTIVDETRSFYQGVGHGVVTLYAGDSIIPSPEFQASVNDGVFYDALALNAIGYDAAAIGNHEFDAGPKTFANFLDATTVPYLSANLDFSGETALAGRSDIGASTIVNVATAAGNKSVGIIGASTENLPFITSTGGVQVNPVAAAVNAEIAALQAQNVDNIVLVSHLQGIGTDLALLPQLNAGIDLVIAGGGDEILANLGAPSPTTVYGPTAPISVADTGLLGGDSVDQSAYPNLTAMDAGGNMVPVVAGGPNYGYLGRVTLDFDANGDLLGVDASSNPQINDGTAVADAGLLASVVNPVDSFVAGLESTVIATSSQFLAGNGDRDVIRAEEAGLGNLVADAYFAAAEANVGSFNLPVPDLAVVNGGGIRDDIGTPTGVGPFDVSLATTFDVSPFGNIVSIVEGVTADDLKLIFENAYSRTVDTDPGPGVEADRFGGDGTGRFLHVSEGVEVVYDITAQPLEVDDLDVDGDGVLREDGARIVSLIVNGTVVVQDGVVVSTETFDIATADFLANGGDQIFNSGAFSYLSQDYTFTRVGISDQQGLQAYIEALAMGDNTFDLASDARYDAFADGRIIAIPEPATAGVLAIAGLVGLRRRR, encoded by the coding sequence ATGCACAGTCGCTCCAAGCTCGCCGCCGCTGCGGCCCTTGCCGTCGCAGGCCTGACCGCCAGCGCTTCCGCCCAGTACAGCCTCACCGTCCTGCACAACAACGACGGCGAGTCCTCCGTCCTGGGCGATGCCAACCGCGGCAACGTCGCCCAGTTCAAGACCATCGTCGACGAGACACGCAGCTTCTACCAGGGCGTCGGGCACGGCGTGGTGACGCTCTACGCGGGCGACAGCATCATCCCGAGCCCCGAGTTCCAGGCCAGCGTCAACGACGGCGTCTTCTACGACGCACTCGCTCTCAACGCCATCGGCTACGACGCGGCCGCCATCGGCAACCACGAGTTCGACGCGGGTCCAAAGACGTTCGCCAACTTCCTCGACGCGACGACCGTCCCGTACCTCTCGGCCAACCTCGACTTCTCGGGCGAAACCGCACTGGCCGGCCGATCCGACATCGGCGCGAGCACGATCGTCAACGTCGCCACGGCGGCGGGCAACAAGAGCGTCGGCATCATCGGCGCGTCGACGGAGAACCTGCCGTTCATCACCAGCACGGGCGGCGTGCAGGTCAATCCCGTCGCCGCCGCCGTCAACGCCGAGATCGCGGCGCTGCAGGCTCAGAACGTCGACAACATCGTCCTCGTCAGCCACCTTCAGGGCATCGGCACCGACCTTGCACTCTTGCCGCAGCTCAATGCGGGTATTGACCTCGTGATCGCCGGCGGCGGCGACGAGATCCTGGCGAACCTCGGCGCACCGTCGCCGACCACCGTCTACGGGCCGACGGCCCCGATCAGCGTCGCCGACACCGGCCTGCTCGGCGGAGACTCGGTCGACCAGTCGGCATATCCGAACCTGACCGCCATGGACGCCGGCGGCAACATGGTGCCCGTCGTCGCGGGTGGTCCGAACTACGGCTACCTCGGCCGGGTCACGCTCGACTTCGACGCCAACGGTGACCTCCTCGGCGTCGACGCCTCCAGCAACCCGCAGATCAACGACGGCACCGCCGTCGCCGATGCCGGGCTGCTCGCGAGCGTCGTCAACCCGGTCGACAGCTTCGTCGCTGGTTTGGAGTCGACGGTCATCGCGACGTCGAGCCAGTTCCTGGCGGGCAACGGTGATCGCGACGTCATTCGCGCCGAGGAGGCGGGCCTGGGCAACCTCGTCGCCGACGCGTACTTCGCTGCTGCCGAGGCCAACGTCGGCAGCTTCAACCTGCCCGTTCCGGACCTGGCCGTCGTCAACGGCGGCGGCATTCGCGACGACATCGGCACGCCGACGGGCGTCGGGCCGTTCGATGTTTCGCTGGCCACGACGTTCGACGTCTCGCCGTTCGGCAACATCGTCTCGATCGTCGAGGGCGTCACAGCCGATGACCTGAAGCTGATCTTCGAGAACGCGTACAGCCGCACAGTCGACACCGACCCGGGTCCCGGCGTCGAGGCGGACCGTTTCGGCGGTGACGGGACGGGGCGATTCCTGCACGTCAGCGAGGGCGTCGAGGTTGTCTACGACATCACGGCCCAGCCGCTGGAGGTCGACGACCTCGATGTCGACGGCGACGGTGTCCTTCGCGAAGACGGTGCCCGCATCGTCAGCCTGATCGTCAACGGCACAGTCGTCGTCCAGGACGGCGTCGTCGTCAGCACCGAAACCTTCGACATCGCCACCGCCGACTTCCTCGCCAACGGCGGCGACCAGATCTTCAACAGCGGCGCGTTCAGCTACCTGTCGCAGGACTACACCTTCACCCGCGTCGGCATCTCCGACCAGCAGGGTCTCCAGGCGTACATCGAAGCGCTGGCCATGGGCGACAATACCTTCGACCTCGCCAGCGACGCCCGCTACGACGCGTTTGCCGACGGACGCATCATCGCGATCCCCGAGC